Part of the Colius striatus isolate bColStr4 chromosome 4, bColStr4.1.hap1, whole genome shotgun sequence genome, gggcagcttaAGGGGGcctcggggattgggggggcatgagggcagctgagggggaccccggggattgggggggcgtgagggtagctgaggggTTCCCAGGGATTGGGCgcgggtgagggcagctgaggggggcctcggggattggggggggtgagggcagctgaggggtccctgGGGATTGGGgaggcgtgagggcagctgagggagaccCCGGGGATTAGGGGGTTGAGGACAgatgaaggggaccccggggattggggggggtgagggcagctgaaggggacctcggggattggggggcaTGATGGCAGCTGAGGGAGACCCCGGGGATTAGGGTGTTGAGGACAGAggaaggggaccccggggattggggggggtgagggcagctgaaggggaccccggggatcgagggggggtgagggcagctgagggcggtcgaggggtgtgagggcagcacaggggggcccagggagggaaggggggtgtCGGAGATCCTGCTGTAGGCTTCCTttatggggtgctgggggtaccCCTCATTAAGAGGGGTGGGTCATGGGTCCTGCCCTGGAGTTCCCTATTGATGGGGAGCTGCGTTAGGAGTGCTATAGGGTGCCCTATTAATGGGGGATAGGATTAGGAGTGCTATGGGAGGTCCTATTgagagagggctgggttaggggtaccctattgatgaggtgcagatctaggggtgctgtggggtgccctattgatggggggctggattagaggtgctataggatgccctatagatagagggctgggttaggggtgctctaagatgccctattgatgggggctgggttaggggtgctctaagatgccctattgatgggggctgggttaggggtgctataggatgccctattgatgggggctggcttaggggtgctataggatgccctattgatgggggctggcttaggggtgcccTATTGCTACGCGCCTATTGCTGCGCGccgccctccgctcgccctgCGCCCCCCTGCGCCTGCTCTGCCGCGACTTCCACGCCGAGGAGCTCTCCGTCTCCACCGTCGTCTGCCTGCTGGACTCCCTGGAGCCTGCCGCCGTCCGCAGAGTTGTTTTACGCTTCAACAACCCGGGGCTGGCGGGGCTGTGCGAAGTGCTGCCTCACCTCGGCCGCTTCCCCGCGCTGcgcagcctcaagctgccctaCAGCAACGTGGACGTGCGCCGCACGGCCCCCGGCCCAGACGCCGGCATCCGCTGCTTGGCCGCTCACCTccgggccctgcctgccctcaaggAACTCGATTTGTACTCCTCCAGGCTTTCTGGGAgactcaggcagctcctggggtaaGCTGCccgctgggggagggaccccaaaaccttcacacgctgcagcgggagggaatgtgtgtgtgtgtgggggggtggcATTGGGGCATCACCCACACCCTGTGGGGGCAGATTTAAGAGGGGCTGGAGTCCAACAGTAGCTCTGCACTACCTCAGGGggtggtctcagggggttttgaggagagggtttggaaggtttggcatttgccctgtgagcaaagatttaagaggggatggagtcccacagtAGCTCTGCCTCACCTCAGGGggtggtctcagggggttttggggagagggtttggaaggtttggcatttgccctgtgagcaaagatttaagaggagatgggagtcccacagcagctctgcctcggcTCAGGGGAggcataaaagaggggtttggggtgcctgaagatgttttgggcagcctcagggtgttttggggttggggtttggcATTGGGGAACTGTCTACACCCtgtgggcaaagatttaagaggggatggagtcccacagcagctctgccttggctcAGGGGGTTTTAGGGGAGTTGCCCAGTTTGGCACTGTGCAACTGTCTACACTTAGGAGGAGATGgagtcccagagcagctctgcctcagctcaggggtctggtctcaggaggtttggggatACCTCACGGGGGCTGGGGGAGACTTTGGGGGAgctgagggattttgggggatcCTGGGGATGGAatttgggcagcctcagggttTTAGGGGTCTGTGGCTGGTTTGGGGAGGGCCTCAGGGGATTTGGAGGTGGGGGAGCCTcgtggtggtttgggggtgctttgggggttcCCCACTCACTCTGCCACCCCACCCTGTCCTCCCAGCGAGCTGCAGACTCCCCTGGAGAGTCTGGCGCtggccttctgctgcctgctcccctccgACCTCATCTTCCTGTCCTCGAGCCTCCACgcgccctccctgctccagctggacCTGAGCGGCCACAACTTCACGTCCCCCAGACTCCTGCAACCCTTGCGGACGCTGCTGGAAGCCGCTTCGTGctcgctgctgcagctggagctgctggagtgtcaGCTGGGGGAcgcggagctggagctgctgctgccggcgctgcgccgctgccgccgcctgcGCTGCCTCGGTCTCCTCGGCACCCCCCTGAGCGCGGCGGCGCTGGGCGGCCTGGCCTGGCCCGGCCCTGCGCGGCCCTGCCCGACCTGCGCCTCGTGGGCTActcgcagccgccgcggggctcCGGCCACCACACCCCCacgcagggggaggagggtttcCCGGCGGAGCTGTGCCGGCTGCTGGCGAGCGCGGGTAGAGCAGACGCCGTGTGGGCGACCAGCCTCCAGCGCTACGGAGCCATCGACTACTTCAGCTTGTAGCATCCCCCCCCCAGGGAAGCTTCCCCTCGGGGCGCTGTGccgggctctgggctgtgccactCGGTTATGGTGAGTTCATTAAAGCCAACCCCACCTTGCCTGATTAACCCAAGTCCTCCTGggatgcttggcaggaggaagtggcagagctcagcggaggggatggagctcttctgcttttaatggaccaaggagagagctggctgctgttctggcacacagggcactgaccagagaatcattacagatggaaaagccctttgagctgctggagtccaaccctgaccccacagtgccacaggcaccactgagccacggccctcaagcacctcagccccacggctctgggacccctccagggctgggcactcccccagctccctgggcagcctggcacaggggctgacacccctctcagggaaacagttctgcctcagctccagcctcaacctcccctggggcaccccgagcccctttcctcttggcctgtagcttttaacttggcagcagagaccgaccctctcagccacagccagggagtcagagtgatcaggtctcctctgagcctccttctctgcagactgaacCTTTGCCTCAGGTACCCTCATTTagcccagagcttcccagtgcatcttctcctctccctgcagcccctcagtgtccctgtggcagtgagtgaggggcccagcactgagcacagccctggagctgcagcctccccagggcccagcacaggggacaatccctgccctggggctgctgccaccccactgctcagcccagccaggctgccactggccttcttgcccccttgggcacgctgctggctccttgccctcgggcaacctcagcccatggccacatccctctgaagaacTTCCCTTCCCTCTACACACCAGCCAACATCACCACAGTGGCACCCACAGTGTGGCAGCAACACTGTCACCGTGGCAGCACCCGTGGGGACACCCACACTGTGGCAGTAGCACCGTGtcacccaccacagctgcaccaaCCTCACCATAGCAGCACCaacctctccacagctgcacccacactgctgcagtggcaccCATCACCTCTAGGCTCATTTCAATTGCcagagacctttaatatcacagTGGGGGGACCCACACACAACACCCACATCCCTGGCACCAGCAACgctcacctcaccacagcatcagccacacggtgtggctgagcaccagctctgcctcctcctcctcctcctcctcgcccgggGCCATGCaatgccccttcccaccccctccaagcctcacccccgccccgcggctCCGCCGCTCTCCGcctcccccgccccttcccctccccgcagcagctGCACCAGCTCCCCCGTGAGCCgatacctcttcccctcccaccaaaAGTGAGTCGGGGGCTGCTCCGGCCCCTGCTCGTACTCCAAGCCGGACCCTCACTCCAGAGCCAGCGCCGAGcgcaccggccccgcgccccccgcccggcccggcgccgggtGGTACAAGCGCCCGTTCTCCGGCAGCATCACCAGCGCCTCGGGCCGGAGCGGCACGGccagccgctccccgccgccgcacAACGACAGCACGGCGCggcgggagcaggaggaggctgaggaggaggcggcCGGGGGCAGGAGGCGGGTGAAGACGATGGGTCTGTGCTCGCAGCGCAGGAGGTTGCGCTCCGCGCCGCAGCGGGACACGAACGGGAATTCGCGCTCGTAGCGGCCGCTGCGGTTCCGCTCCAGCCGCGTGAAGAAGAACGTGAGGAAGGTCACGTCTGCCGGGATGGACCCTCATTAACCCGCGCCTCTCCTTAATTAACAGCCCCCCCTTTTAATTAAGCCGCATCGCCGCTCGTGGTTAGCCCGCTGGGAACGGCCGCTGCGGGGCTgcgaagggagggtgaggaagaagaggaggaggaaggcaacgtctgctgggataaaccatcattaaccccttcccacaattaactctgtgtgctcctaattaacctaaccctcctaattaacctccagccccccctaactaacccccagtgtccccatgaTTAACCCCCTTGGAACAACTGCGGttctaagggagggtgaggaagaagaaaatgaggaggaggaaggcaacgtctgctgggataaaccatcattaaccccttccctgaattaactccctgtgctcctaattaacctccaatccccctaattaacctccaacgcccctaactaacccccagtccccccatggttaaccccctcaaaacaaccactgcgattctaagggagggtgaggaagaagaagatgagaaaggcaacgtctgctgggataaccccttcccacaattaacccCCAGTGCTCTTaattaaccccaaccctcctaatttaacctccaaccctcctaattaacctccaaccctcagTCCTCTCATGATTAAAGCTGCTCAGAACAACCACTGCTaagggagtgaggaagaggaaggtgatacCTGCCAGGATGGACCCTAAGTAACCCCACTAATTAACCCCTAAACCTCCTAATTAACTCccaccctcctaattaaccccaaccctcctaaCTAACCCCCAATTCTCCATAATGAACCCTCCCATAGAGGCTGCCGGGgttcagctccaggtgagtgaggAAGGCAACGTTAATTAACCTCACACCCTCGTTAATTAACCCTCCCCTAATTAACACCGGAGAAAGGGGGGTGTTCCTTAATGGGAAAGCGAtttgaaggggctgagggaggtttgggggacgggggggggggggggggggggggggggacgggacgggacacgggggggggggggaggggggggggtgAGTAGGGATCAGTGTTACCAAGTGCCTGGGAGCAATTAAGGGCAGGAAGTGGTTAATTAAGGCGGTGATTAATATGCAAATTAGGT contains:
- the LOC133625289 gene encoding LOW QUALITY PROTEIN: leucine-rich repeat-containing protein 14-like (The sequence of the model RefSeq protein was modified relative to this genomic sequence to represent the inferred CDS: deleted 2 bases in 1 codon), with the protein product QVQSRQCIEAVIKFAFEERLFLMADEVYQDNVYAEGSAFHSFRKVLTEMGPPYLDSVELTSFHSISKGFTGESVTSHGHPHPEVATTGPGEPQSGDEDGGTPWASRGCPIATRLLLRAALRSPCAPLRLLCRDFHAEELSVSTVVCLLDSLEPAAVRRVVLRFNNPGLAGLCEVLPHLGRFPALRSLKLPYSNVDVRRTAPGPDAGIRCLAAHLRALPALKELDLYSSRLSGRLRQLLGELQTPLESLALAFCCLLPSDLIFLSSSLHAPSLLQLDLSGHNFTSPRLLQPLRTLLEAASCSLLQLELLECQLGDAELELLLPALRRCRRLRCLGLLGTPLSAAALRPGLARPCAALPDLRLVGYSQPPRGSGHHTPTQGEEGFPAELCRLLASAGRADAVWATSLQRYGAIDYFSL